Proteins from a genomic interval of Streptomyces sp. Tu6071:
- a CDS encoding phosphopantetheine-binding protein — protein sequence MTTQQPAAPADIAQRIAAIWTDVLGPGSDRAGATFVELNGQSIAAVRIAAGIEEQLGITLDIGDLFEDPDLETLTRDILARIEG from the coding sequence ATGACCACTCAGCAGCCGGCGGCCCCCGCGGACATCGCGCAGCGGATCGCCGCCATCTGGACGGACGTCCTCGGGCCGGGCTCCGACCGCGCGGGCGCCACCTTCGTCGAGCTCAACGGGCAGTCCATCGCGGCCGTGCGCATCGCCGCCGGGATCGAGGAGCAGCTCGGCATCACGCTCGACATCGGCGACCTGTTCGAGGACCCGGACCTGGAAACGCTCACCCGGGACATACTCGCCCGCATCGAGGGGTGA